The Citrifermentans bemidjiense Bem genome window below encodes:
- a CDS encoding response regulator: MNGEPLCILLVEDNPDHAELAIRNLDDGKLANKIFHVEDGEAALDFLNHRGIYADPQQFPRPHLILLDLRLPKVDGIEVLKAVKASEELKAIPVVILTTSAAERDLAQAYQNYANSYLTKPVDFDSFSELLRDMGFYWLAWNQRPW, encoded by the coding sequence ATGAACGGCGAACCGCTTTGCATCCTGCTGGTCGAGGACAACCCAGATCACGCCGAGCTGGCTATCCGTAACCTCGACGACGGCAAGCTTGCCAACAAGATCTTCCATGTGGAGGACGGCGAGGCTGCGCTCGATTTTCTCAATCACAGGGGGATCTATGCCGACCCGCAGCAGTTCCCGCGCCCGCACCTGATCCTTTTGGACCTGCGTCTTCCCAAGGTGGACGGCATCGAGGTGCTGAAGGCGGTGAAGGCCTCGGAAGAGCTGAAGGCGATTCCCGTGGTGATACTGACCACCTCGGCGGCGGAGCGCGATCTTGCCCAGGCCTATCAGAATTACGCCAACAGCTACCTGACCAAACCGGTGGACTTCGACTCCTTCAGCGAGCTTTTGCGCGACATGGGCTTTTACTGGCTGGCCTGGAACCAACGCCCCTGGTAG
- a CDS encoding anthranilate synthase component II yields the protein MLLMIDNYDSFTYNIVQYLGELGEDVRVYRNDKITLDEIEALAPERIVISPGPCSPEEAGISVEVVRRFAGRIPILGVCLGHQSIGYAFGGKIVKSATLMHGKTSPILHDGKELFAGLPNPFAATRYHSLIVERESLPAELEVTAWVTEGEIMGMRHRTLPIWGVQFHPESILTEGGMELLQNFLQMTK from the coding sequence ATGCTCCTGATGATAGACAACTACGACTCCTTCACCTACAACATCGTCCAATACCTGGGCGAGCTGGGCGAGGACGTCCGGGTGTACCGCAACGACAAGATCACCCTAGACGAAATCGAGGCCCTGGCGCCGGAGCGCATCGTGATCTCCCCGGGCCCCTGCTCCCCAGAGGAGGCAGGGATCTCGGTCGAGGTGGTGCGCCGCTTCGCCGGGCGCATTCCGATCCTGGGGGTCTGCCTCGGGCACCAGTCGATCGGCTACGCCTTCGGCGGCAAGATCGTCAAGAGCGCCACCTTGATGCACGGCAAGACCTCCCCCATCCTGCACGACGGCAAGGAACTCTTCGCCGGCCTCCCCAACCCGTTTGCGGCCACGCGCTACCACTCGCTGATCGTCGAGCGCGAGTCGCTTCCCGCCGAGCTCGAGGTGACCGCCTGGGTTACCGAGGGGGAGATAATGGGGATGCGGCACCGCACCCTCCCGATCTGGGGCGTGCAGTTTCACCCGGAGTCCATCCTCACCGAGGGTGGGATGGAGCTTTTGCAAAACTTTCTGCAGATGACGAAGTAA